One stretch of Pieris brassicae chromosome 8, ilPieBrab1.1, whole genome shotgun sequence DNA includes these proteins:
- the LOC123713836 gene encoding uncharacterized protein LOC123713836, protein MSVIIRLQNLPWSANALDIRNYFQGLSIPEGGVHIVGGELGDAFIAFSTDEDARQGMMLDGGKIKEIQVKLLLSSRSEMHKVIEAARQSVPILSLTTAPAPNVAHVPPAIPKSVPVSVPTPPIITPFSAALGSNPLASFGIPGLGNPQEIPQPAVIEPPPPLISPSHSQSADDEREKGKDGDKMERKKKDDRRRSRSRSRSRDRDRKDRKRDRRDRTRSRERRRRDRSRSRERRDRKRDRKDRSYSRDRSPRRSRDKRNNDKKISPQSSQERAMNALSDASRSPSHYANKAANIIGMTNPIMNNGLLANSNPVTTRFNDPSMAEALNKLQELGKKRNPNAFQGEQNGNKFSAVQSGPNQRGGFRREGRRFDSPDSNNCCVVIKNAPNHTSYGDVRRFFPYMIDKHGIKMINDNTGRRTGTIYVRFCDPQSKLAALQRKTNELKGAKVVVENLEDDVYDSALDSFLPYREDNDVEEDTTIKTEMMNKNVTSYNVLKLSDLPHYVKEHDIMKLFSDFSLLSIIMDDCRITRSKIAYAQFVKSEEARAAYERKDTYAFGRRQAAITPLTEEEYEEVKHKFDKSNAPSSNKTEMSLPRDPRQRRQENNGPIAPPAPMMMQNQPHGPGFFPNPSFPHNMTAFSAQNGAQFGFPNQGVVDPRTAAANWASRPQFPNQNASFGKQGPSVVKNNNMPVETEDEPLDSVLMKGLPRNATDRTIVHFLSDTGAVPSRIHLMLDTNGLPSGDCFCEFRSEQEARQALSKHGHMLEGCRITVDLVMKSVVEDALEGPKEPKNTQGFMGNGPSFFEAQRGGFGEPHHGFRGRGGFDRGGFRGGFDPTRGGFDRGRGGFDQGRGGFEGRGGFDRGGYRGRGGWNERARGFERGRARGRGRGVFENGPRPTEDEPDPALEDFGAPGCVVSMENVPFRASVDDILAFFGDFELTQDDVIRRYNERGQPTGDARVAFRTPFDAQRAIKTRHMNSIFERRVSLTLM, encoded by the coding sequence TACTGACGAAGATGCGCGTCAAGGGATGATGCTAGATGGAGgtaaaataaaagagattcAAGTTAAGCTTCTTCTTAGTTCACGTTCAGAGATGCATAAAGTTATCGAAGCGGCGCGACAAAGTGTGCCAATTTTATCACTCACTACAGCGCCGGCGCCGAACGTCGCTCACGTGCCACCAGCCATACCTAAATCCGTTCCAGTCTCAGTACCTACTCCGCCTATTATCACCCCGTTCTCTGCAGCTCTAGGCTCCAACCCCTTAGCTAGCTTCGGAATACCAGGCCTCGGAAATCCACAAGAAATACCCCAACCGGCCGTTATAGAACCGCCTCCACCACTCATAAGTCCCTCTCACAGTCAATCCGCTGATGATGAGAGGGAGAAGGGAAAAGATGGAGATAAAATGGAACGCAAAAAGAAAGACGATAGGAGACGATCCAGGTCGCGGTCCAGATCACGGGACCGAGATAGAAAAGATCGAAAAAGAGATCGTAGAGATCGGACCCGATCACGGGAAAGGAGACGTCGCGACCGAAGCCGCAGCAGAGAACGTCGCGATAGAAAGAGAGATAGAAAAGATCGTAGCTATTCGCGTGACCGTTCTCCACGACGATCGCGTGACAAACGTAACAACGATAAGAAGATATCTCCGCAATCGTCACAAGAACGGGCAATGAATGCTCTCAGTGACGCTAGTCGCTCGCCATCGCACTATGCTAACAAGGCTGCAAACATTATTGGTATGACTAATCCAATAATGAATAACGGACTTCTTGCTAATTCTAACCCAGTAACTACTCGCTTCAATGATCCGTCTATGGCTGAAGCGTTGAATAAGCTGCAGGAATTGGGAAAGAAAAGAAATCCTAATGCATTCCAGGGAGAACAAAATGGTAATAAATTCTCTGCAGTGCAAAGTGGCCCTAATCAAAGAGGAGGTTTTCGTCGTGAAGGGCGCCGATTCGATAGTCCAGATAGTAATAATTGCTGTGTAGTCATTAAAAATGCGCCTAATCATACAAGTTATGGTGATGTTCGCCGCTTCTTTCCCTACATGATTGATAAACATGgcattaaaatgataaatgatAACACCGGTCGTCGAACAGGTACTATTTACGTACGTTTTTGTGACCCTCAGTCAAAACTTGCAGCTTtgcaaagaaaaacaaatgagcTTAAAGGTGCCAAAGTTGTAGTCGAGAACCTAGAGGACGATGTGTATGATTCCGCACTCGACTCGTTCTTGCCCTATCGGGAAGATAATGATGTTGAAGAAGACACTACCATTAAGACCGAAATGATGAACAAAAATGTCACGTCTTATAATGTACTCAAATTATCAGATTTACCGCACTATGTAAAAGAGCATGATATTATGAAACTGTTTAGTGACTTCTCTTTACTTTCGATTATAATGGACGATTGTCGTATAACACGTTCAAAAATTGCGTATGCTCAATTCGTTAAAAGTGAGGAGGCAAGAGCAGCATACGAGCGCAAAGATACTTATGCGTTTGGAAGACGTCAAGCGGCAATAACACCTTTGACTGAAGAAGAATATGAAGaagttaaacataaatttgacAAAAGCAATGCTCCGTCGTCgaataaaacagaaatgtcTCTACCTCGAGACCCGCGTCAACGTCGACAAGAAAATAATGGACCAATAGCCCCACCTGCGCCAATGATGATGCAAAATCAGCCACATGGACCTGGGTTCTTCCCCAACCCCTCATTCCCTCATAACATGACAGCCTTTTCAGCTCAGAATGGAGCTCAATTTGGTTTTCCTAACCAAGGCGTAGTTGATCCTAGAACCGCCGCGGCAAACTGGGCTTCTCGTCCGCAATTTCCCAATCAGAATGCGTCTTTTGGAAAACAAGGTCCGTCTGTggttaaaaacaataatatgcCTGTAGAAACAGAGGACGAACCCCTTGACTCAGTTCTCATGAAAGGTTTGCCGCGCAACGCTACAGATAGAACTATTGTTCACTTCCTCTCCGATACTGGAGCCGTTCCTTCAAGGATCCACCTGATGTTGGACACAAATGGACTACCGTCcggtgattgtttttgtgaatttagATCAGAACAGGAAGCTAGACAAGCCTTATCAAAGCATGGTCATATGTTAGAAGGTTGTCGAATTACAGTAGATTTGGTTATGAAAAGCGTAGTTGAAGATGCTTTAGAGGGCCCAAAAGAACCAAAGAACACGCAAGGCTTCATGGGTAACGGCCCGTCGTTCTTTGAAGCTCAAAGAGGTGGGTTCGGGGAACCACACCATGGTTTTAGAGGTCGCGGTGGCTTTGACCGAGGAGGTTTTAGAGGTGGCTTTGATCCTACTCGTGGTGGTTTTGATCGCGGGCGGGGAGGATTCGATCAAGGACGCGGCGGATTCGAAGGTCGAGGTGGATTTGACCGCGGTGGTTACAGAGGTCGCGGAGGCTGGAATGAACGGGCGCGAGGCTTTGAAAGAGGCAGAGCGCGCGGGCGGGGCCGCGGAGTTTTCGAAAACGGTCCCCGCCCAACTGAAGATGAGCCGGACCCAGCGCTAGAGGACTTCGGAGCGCCAGGATGTGTTGTTTCTATGGAAAATGTACCGTTTAGAGCGAGCGTGGATGATATTTTAGCCTTCTTCGGTGATTTTGAATTGACACAAGATGATGTTATAAGGCGATACAACGAGCGAGGTCAGCCCACAGGTGACGCGCGGGTCGCGTTCAGAACGCCGTTTGACGCACAACGGGCGATCAAAACGCGACATATGAACAGTATCTTTGAAAGACGGGTTAGTCTCACACTGATGTAG